From Clostridia bacterium:
ACAATAGATATAAAAAATGCAGCCGAATATCTGGGGCAGGTTACCGGTGAATCAATAAGTGAAGATGTAATGCATGAAATATTCAAAAGATTTTGTATCGGAAAGTAAAACGGTACAAGGTTTTTTGCAGGCAGTGGACAGTCGCCTTTAGCCTGTGATGACGATGGGGAGGAGCAATAATGGATTATTTTGCTGGTGAATACGATATAGTAGTAGTTGGCGGAGGACATGCCGGCTGTGAAGCCGCTCTTGCTGCAGCAAGGCTTGGCTGCAAGACAGCAATGTTTGCAATAAATCTGGACAGTGTAGCAAATATGCCCTGTAATCCCAGTATAGGGGGAACTGCAAAAGGGCATTTGGTGAGAGAGATAGATGCTCTTGGTGGAGAAATGGGAAAAAACACTGACAGGACTTTTATTCAATCCAAAATACTTAATTCAGCCAAAGGCCCTGCTGTTTTTTCTCTTCGTGCTCAAGCTGATAGGAGAAAATATCAGATGGAAATGAAGCACGTAGTAGAAAAGCAGGAAAATCTTGATATAAAGCAATCAGAAATAGTAGATATGCTGATCAGGGATGGAAGAGTCGAAAGTGTAAAGACTCACACTGGAGCGGTATACAAATGCAGGGCTATAATATTGGCTACGGGCACCTTTTTAAAGGGAAGGATAATAATCGGGGATGTAAGCTATAGTGGGGGACCGGATGGATTGTTCCCTGCAAACAAGCTTTCAGACAGTCTTGTTGAAAACGGTATAGAGCTATATAGGTTTAAAACTGGAACACCTGCAAGGTTGAACAGAAGAAGTATTGATTTTTCAAAGATGGAAGAACAGCCTGGGGATGAGAGGGTAGTTCCTTTCTCGTTTGAAACTGAGGAAATAGACAGGGAGCAGGTATCATGCTGGCTTACCTATACTACGGAGGAAACTCATAGAATTATAAAAGAGAATTTACATAGATCTCCCCTATATTGTGGTGATATTAAAGGGGTAGGGCCGAGGTATTGTCCTTCCATAGAGGATAAAGTAGTAAGATTTGCCGATAAGGACAGGCATCAGGTATTCCTTGAGCCTATGGGGCTTGGGACTGAAGAAATGTACTTGCAGGGCATGTCCAGCAGTTTACCGGAAGATGTGCAGATCGCAATGATGAAAACAATTCCTGGGCTGGAAAATGTATCTGTAATGAGGAGTGCGTACGCAATAGAGTATGACTGCATTGACGCTACTCAGCTCGAACTGTCACTTGAATTCAAAAATATAGATGGATTATTTGCTGCAGGGCAGATAAACGGAAGCTCGGGGTATGAGGAAGCGGCAGCACAGGGGCTGATTGCCGGTATTAATGCTGCAATGAAGATTAAGGGCAGGGAGCCTTTGATACTTGATAGATCGGAAGCCTATATAGGAGTTTTAATAGATGATCTCATAACAAAAGGAACAAAGGAGCCTTATAGAATGATGACTTCAAGATCTGAATACAGACTGTTGTTGAGACAGGATAATGCAGATCTGAGACTTACCCCCAGAGGCTATGAAACAGGGTTGATAACTGAAGAAAGATATAATAAATTTGTGGATAAAAGGGATAAAATATATTCTGAAATTGAAAGGCTGGAAAAGACAGTTGTTCCACCGAGTGAGAAGGTTAATAAATTTCTTGAAAGCAAAAACAGTTCAACTATAAAAAGTGGTGTAAAGCTGGTAGAACTTCTGAGACGGCCGGAAATTAATTATGATGACCTAGCAGAGATAGATGAGGAACGGCCGGAATTAAGTTATTCGATAAGAGAACAGGTGGCAATTTCCGTTAAGTACGAAGGCTATATAAAAAGACAGATGATGCAGGTTGGACAGTTCAAAAAGCTGGAAACAAAAAAACTCCCTAAAAATATAGATTATAATGATATACAGGGTTTAAGGATTGAGGCAAGGCAGAAGCTTAATCAGATAAAGCCTGATTCAGTAGGGCAGGCATCTAGGATCTCCGGAGTATCTCCTGCAGATATATCTGTACTTTTGGTATATCTGGAACAGGCACGTAGAGGAAAATAACTTACCCCTGCATCCCTATCTTACAAA
This genomic window contains:
- the mnmG gene encoding tRNA uridine-5-carboxymethylaminomethyl(34) synthesis enzyme MnmG; translation: MDYFAGEYDIVVVGGGHAGCEAALAAARLGCKTAMFAINLDSVANMPCNPSIGGTAKGHLVREIDALGGEMGKNTDRTFIQSKILNSAKGPAVFSLRAQADRRKYQMEMKHVVEKQENLDIKQSEIVDMLIRDGRVESVKTHTGAVYKCRAIILATGTFLKGRIIIGDVSYSGGPDGLFPANKLSDSLVENGIELYRFKTGTPARLNRRSIDFSKMEEQPGDERVVPFSFETEEIDREQVSCWLTYTTEETHRIIKENLHRSPLYCGDIKGVGPRYCPSIEDKVVRFADKDRHQVFLEPMGLGTEEMYLQGMSSSLPEDVQIAMMKTIPGLENVSVMRSAYAIEYDCIDATQLELSLEFKNIDGLFAAGQINGSSGYEEAAAQGLIAGINAAMKIKGREPLILDRSEAYIGVLIDDLITKGTKEPYRMMTSRSEYRLLLRQDNADLRLTPRGYETGLITEERYNKFVDKRDKIYSEIERLEKTVVPPSEKVNKFLESKNSSTIKSGVKLVELLRRPEINYDDLAEIDEERPELSYSIREQVAISVKYEGYIKRQMMQVGQFKKLETKKLPKNIDYNDIQGLRIEARQKLNQIKPDSVGQASRISGVSPADISVLLVYLEQARRGK